From a single Rutidosis leptorrhynchoides isolate AG116_Rl617_1_P2 chromosome 5, CSIRO_AGI_Rlap_v1, whole genome shotgun sequence genomic region:
- the LOC139847841 gene encoding F-box/LRR-repeat protein At3g26922-like produces the protein MDFDLNNVRAALDEDRLSGLPLELILEILSRVDTKLAIQTCLLLFPRWKLFWTLLPSLKFSNSGIKTLADFSKFVTHVLSHRNHQVEVSSVNLCFHGEAAQGFVKEIANYAFSHNVHELIVYSTTRNECPPSLFKSQTLKHLTFRTSVYALCLTPKTPWDFPALTTLYLKDMSLCDDRRESLDLFSKCVNLQNLTLENITVEAKVLEIITPRLANLRLDNNRGYNINVIAHQLVNLTIIQCSIGDLNIPSGLSSFCYKGYHTPHWFKNWHFSVNKVTVSLRIYGKRSEDARRFINMFQDLHSVRFLTLNLDIVECISSFSDLLSAQPSPFRNLISLNIDSGSRDTCKVKMSTKARNFFLENSPDATIFMKELPTRKQ, from the exons ATGGACTTTGACCTTAATAATGTGAGAGCAGCACTCGATGAAGATAGATTGAGCGGCTTGCCTCTTGAGCTTATTCTTGAAATCCTCTCTCGCGTTGACACTAAATTAGCTATTCAAACGTGTTTGCTGTTGTTTCCAAGATGGAAGCTTTTCTGGACATTATTGCCATCTCTcaaattttcgaatagtggaattaAAACATTAGCCGATTTCTCAAAATTCGTGACCCATGTTCTGTCTCACCGCAACCATCAAGTAGAAGTGTCCTCAGTAAATCTATGTTTCCATGGAGAAGCTGCTCAAGGTTTTGTGAAAGAGATTGCAAATTATGCGTTTTCTCACAATGTCCATGAACTAATCGTGTATAGTACAACCAGGAATGAATGTCCTCCTTCTCTCTTTAAGTCTCAGACTCTTAAGCATCTCACATTTAGAACCTCCGTTTATGCGCTTTGCCTTACACCCAAAACACCTTGGGACTTTCCAGCATTAACGACTTTGTATCTAAAAGATATGTCATTGTGTGATGATCGACGTGAATCCCTTGATCTTTTCTCCAAATGTGTCAACTTACAGAACCTCACTTTAGAAAATATTACGGTCGAGGCTAAGGTTTTAGAAATTATCACCCCCCGACTTGCTAATCTTAGACTAGATAATAACAGAGGTTATAATATCAATGTGATTGCACATCAACTTGTGAATCTTACTATAATTCAATGTTCAATTGGAGACTTGAATATACCATCAGGACTTTCGTCATTCTGCTACAAAGGTTACCATACTCCACATTGGTTTAAAAACTGGCATTTTTCTGTGAACAAAGTGACTGTCAGTTTGCGCATTTACGGAAAGAGGTCGGAAGATGCTCGTCGTTTTATTAACATGTTTCAAGACCTCCATAGTGTCAGATTTCTTACGCTTAACTTAGACATTGTTGAG TGTATCTCCTCATTCTCGGATTTACTATCTGCTCAGCCTTCGCCCTTTAGGAACTTGATTAGCTTGAATATAGACTCTGGCTCAAGGGATACATGTAAAGTAAAAATGTCCACCAAAGCCAGAAATTTCTTTCTTGAAAACTCGCCAGACGCCACAATCTTCATGAAG GAACTACCTACACGGAAGCAATGA